CACCGGGTTTTGACAAGAATGCTGAAGTGCCGGATGCAATGCTGGCGCAGGGTTTTGGTTTTGTGGAAATTGGCACGGTCACCCCTCTGCCGCAGGCCGGCAATACAAAGCCCCGCCTATTCCGGCTGAGCGAGGATATGGCGGTGATCAACCGCATGGGCTTCAACAATGAGGGCCATGACGTTGTGTTGCAGCGATTGGTGGCGCGGCGCGCCCGAGGCGGCATTGTCGGCGTGAATATCGGGGCCAACAAAGACGCCAGCGACCGCATCGCTGATTATGTGACCGGCATGAAAGTGTTCGAAAATGTTGCGAGCTACATCACCATCAACATCTCATCGCCCAATACGCCGGGCCTGCGCAATTTGCAGGGCAAGGCTGATCTGCAGCGCCTGCTGGAGCGGGTGAATGCCGCCCGCAAGACGTCCAAGCCCGTGTTGCTGAAAATTGCACCCGATCTGGCGGAGGCTGATCTGGCTGATATTGCCAGCGTGGTACAAGGCGGTGCAGTGGATGGCGTGATCATTTCCAACACCACGCTGTCACGGCTGGGCCTGCGCTCGCCTCACGCAGGCGAACAGGGCGGGCTTTCGGGTGCGCCGCTGTTTGATCTTTCCACCCAATGCCTGGCCAGTTTTCACCGGCTGACTGAAGGCAAAATTCCGTTGATCGGCGTGGGCGGGATTACCAGTGCGGAAACGGCTCTCGCCAAATTTCGTGCCGGG
This genomic interval from Aestuariivirga litoralis contains the following:
- a CDS encoding quinone-dependent dihydroorotate dehydrogenase, coding for MSLAFALSKPFLHAMDAESSHRATIALLKCAPKLGAPLTSAKLKRKVLGLDFPNPVGLAPGFDKNAEVPDAMLAQGFGFVEIGTVTPLPQAGNTKPRLFRLSEDMAVINRMGFNNEGHDVVLQRLVARRARGGIVGVNIGANKDASDRIADYVTGMKVFENVASYITINISSPNTPGLRNLQGKADLQRLLERVNAARKTSKPVLLKIAPDLAEADLADIASVVQGGAVDGVIISNTTLSRLGLRSPHAGEQGGLSGAPLFDLSTQCLASFHRLTEGKIPLIGVGGITSAETALAKFRAGASLVQIYSGLVFKGPALVREICAAL